In Malania oleifera isolate guangnan ecotype guangnan chromosome 8, ASM2987363v1, whole genome shotgun sequence, a single window of DNA contains:
- the LOC131161694 gene encoding uncharacterized protein LOC131161694, which yields MKGLKCPGAMDRTDTEMMDTETGVPHQDRPATAAAADANGITFGASVHHRSDVRELLTLARQLINQGKPSHALQAVVMAMRSKGGEDAVFQALHRARELYQNKLQASAAADQLASLFAECAIAEAQPLTSNEPSLCDTVGPSVAPDAHETSILAETGRTQIVLDAFSDGSSFICLQCGGLVSNHRKDEHYAYWCRHI from the exons ATGAAGGGCCTGAAATGTCCAGGGGCCATGGACCGTACGGACACGGAAATGATGGACACAGAGACCGGAGTTCCGCATCAAGACCGGCCGGCGACGGCTGCCGCAGCGGACGCTAATGGCATCACCTTCGGCGCCAGCGTCCACCACCGCAGCGACGTCAGGGAGTTACTGACATTGGCTCGCCAACTCATCAATCAAGGGAAGCCTTCCCACGCCCTCCAAGCG GTGGTAATGGCAATGAGATCTAAAGGTGGGGAGGATGCCGTATTTCAAGCTTTACACCGTGCTCGTGAGCTATACCAAAACAAACTGCAAGCAAGTGCAGCAGCTGATCAGTTGGCTTCCTTGTTTGCTGAGTGTGCAATCGCTGAAGCCCAGCCTTTGACATCCAATGAACCATCACTATGTGATACAGTTGGGCCATCAGTTGCACCAGATGCTCACGAAACCTCTATACTGGCAGAAACTGGTAGGACGCAAATTGTACTGGATGCATTCTCAGATGGTAGCAGCTTCATCTGTTTACAGTGTGGCGGTCTTGTTAGCAACCATCGCAAAGACGAGCACTATGCGTACTGGTGTCGCCATATATGA